A single genomic interval of Stieleria maiorica harbors:
- a CDS encoding ATP synthase subunit C, with protein MDESMVEMLGRVGVYAPLFLGAIGSILGCAAGGQAACGAMLDVEGGYGRLIGVSALPSSQTIYGIVVMLSMNGSFQIQAAPGMFAIGVLCGLALLFSGWFQGKCCASAIHATKSKPEVFGLSVAPAAIVEGFAVFAFVFALILAGGLPTAAGGS; from the coding sequence ATGGACGAGTCGATGGTGGAAATGTTGGGCAGGGTCGGCGTCTATGCCCCGCTATTCTTAGGCGCGATCGGCAGCATCCTGGGTTGTGCCGCCGGCGGGCAAGCCGCTTGCGGTGCGATGCTGGACGTCGAAGGCGGCTACGGGCGACTGATCGGCGTCTCCGCACTGCCGTCCTCGCAAACCATTTATGGCATCGTCGTGATGCTGTCGATGAACGGCAGTTTCCAAATCCAGGCCGCCCCGGGGATGTTTGCGATCGGGGTGCTGTGCGGGTTGGCGTTGTTGTTCAGCGGTTGGTTCCAAGGAAAATGTTGTGCGTCGGCGATTCACGCCACCAAGAGCAAACCCGAGGTCTTCGGGCTGTCGGTCGCACCGGCGGCGATTGTCGAAGGTTTTGCCGTGTTCGCATTTGTTTTCGCTTTGATCCTTGCAGGCGGATTGCCCACCGCGGCCGGAGGTTCCTGA
- a CDS encoding DUF2764 family protein: MESYYTLIASLPPLPRDFDRGPIPITAATLWNRLSMLDHHDREIIRQVSDFFRWDRQPRDRSDAEIRVTHRRLASEIRHPLVARLVHHRIEMRIVVAALRCQRDGLPQPDFPELPLSVWIRRHWDEPCFRLNHRFDWLSRFCQALDEDQPQRAQWHLFTELWNLWCRLDDHYTFSFESVVLYLARWEILHRWASQDERRGRQRFNDLVEDILHVGGVDAV, encoded by the coding sequence ATGGAATCCTATTACACGCTGATCGCATCGCTTCCACCGCTGCCACGTGATTTTGATCGCGGGCCGATCCCGATCACGGCGGCCACGTTGTGGAATCGGCTGTCGATGCTGGACCACCACGACCGGGAAATCATCCGGCAGGTGTCCGATTTTTTTCGTTGGGACCGGCAACCGCGCGACCGCAGCGACGCCGAGATTCGCGTCACCCATCGCCGTCTGGCGAGCGAAATTCGGCATCCGCTAGTCGCCCGTCTGGTCCACCACCGGATCGAGATGCGAATCGTCGTTGCCGCGCTACGCTGTCAACGCGATGGATTGCCCCAGCCAGACTTCCCCGAGTTACCGTTGTCCGTCTGGATCCGTCGGCACTGGGACGAACCCTGTTTTCGGCTGAATCACCGTTTCGATTGGCTGTCGCGATTTTGTCAGGCGCTCGATGAAGATCAACCCCAACGCGCGCAGTGGCACCTGTTCACGGAATTATGGAATCTTTGGTGTCGCTTGGACGACCACTACACCTTCTCTTTCGAGTCGGTCGTGTTGTACCTGGCCCGCTGGGAAATCCTGCATCGTTGGGCCAGCCAAGACGAGCGGCGGGGCCGACAACGGTTCAACGATCTGGTCGAAGACATTTTGCACGTTGGAGGTGTGGATGCCGTGTGA
- a CDS encoding V-type ATP synthase subunit A, which produces MNATAKQHDSGTATVLGVNGNIVRIQVSGMRIMKNEVAFVCVGDQRLKAEVLRVNGDQAELQVFEETDGVRFGDNVELSGEMLSVSLGPGLLGTVYDGLQNPLAELAELDGFFLKRGRDVAALAADTTWDFTPLCGVGDQVVAGEVLGTTPERNIVHKIMVPFDTTGTMTVKSIAEGRLRTDANVATLTDSRGRDVQIPLVQTWPVRRPISALMQQQRLIEREFPSQPLITTTRIIDTFFPIARGGTACIPGPFGAGKTVLQGLIARYSTVDVVIVVACGERAGEVVETIHDFAEMPDPRTGGKLMDRTIIICNTSSMPVAAREASIYTGITLGEYYRQMGLDVLLLADSTSRWAQAMRETSGRLEEIPGEEAFPAYLDSAIKELYERAGVLRMADGQTGSLTMIGSVSPAGGNFEEPVTQSTLGTVKCFLGLSYDRAYKRFYPAIDPLISWSRYRDQLAPFFKSEVDPHWTTAVSKMHQLLRDGESIDQMMQVTGEEGISIEDYVTHQKAFFLDMVYLQQDAFDPVDVSVPLERQKEMFLLCLKLINDEYAFADKEQARVFFTELIGLFKNLNTAESDSEDFKRFRTRISELQATALVVDAS; this is translated from the coding sequence ATGAACGCTACCGCCAAACAACACGACTCGGGCACCGCAACCGTCTTGGGAGTCAACGGAAACATCGTCCGCATCCAAGTGTCTGGAATGCGGATCATGAAGAACGAGGTCGCTTTCGTTTGTGTCGGTGACCAGCGGCTGAAGGCCGAAGTGTTGCGGGTCAACGGCGACCAGGCCGAATTGCAAGTGTTCGAAGAAACCGACGGCGTTCGTTTTGGCGACAACGTCGAATTGTCCGGCGAGATGTTGTCGGTGTCGCTGGGCCCGGGGTTGCTGGGCACGGTCTATGACGGTTTGCAAAACCCGCTCGCCGAATTGGCCGAGCTGGACGGTTTTTTCCTCAAACGTGGGCGCGACGTTGCCGCCCTCGCCGCCGACACGACGTGGGATTTCACCCCGTTGTGCGGCGTCGGCGATCAAGTCGTCGCCGGCGAGGTGCTGGGGACGACACCGGAACGGAACATCGTTCACAAGATCATGGTTCCTTTTGACACAACCGGCACGATGACGGTCAAATCGATCGCCGAGGGGCGATTGCGGACCGATGCGAACGTCGCCACGCTGACCGATTCCAGGGGCCGCGACGTCCAGATACCACTCGTGCAAACCTGGCCCGTCCGCCGCCCGATTTCGGCATTGATGCAGCAACAGCGGTTGATCGAACGCGAGTTTCCGTCGCAGCCGTTGATCACCACCACGCGAATCATCGACACGTTTTTTCCGATCGCCCGCGGCGGGACCGCGTGTATCCCGGGCCCCTTTGGTGCGGGCAAGACCGTGCTGCAAGGATTGATCGCCCGCTACAGCACCGTCGACGTCGTGATCGTGGTCGCATGTGGCGAGCGGGCGGGCGAGGTCGTCGAGACGATTCATGACTTTGCCGAGATGCCCGATCCACGCACCGGCGGAAAGCTGATGGACCGCACGATCATCATCTGCAACACCTCGTCGATGCCCGTCGCGGCACGTGAAGCATCCATTTACACCGGCATCACCCTGGGCGAGTACTACCGCCAAATGGGATTGGACGTGTTGCTGCTGGCCGATTCAACATCCCGATGGGCTCAAGCGATGCGGGAAACGAGCGGACGGTTGGAAGAGATCCCCGGGGAAGAGGCGTTTCCGGCGTATTTGGACAGCGCGATCAAGGAATTGTATGAGCGTGCCGGTGTGTTGCGGATGGCCGACGGCCAGACCGGCAGTTTGACCATGATCGGATCGGTCTCACCCGCCGGTGGCAACTTCGAAGAACCTGTGACCCAGTCGACCCTGGGCACGGTCAAATGTTTTTTGGGTTTGTCCTATGACCGCGCCTACAAACGCTTCTATCCGGCAATCGACCCGTTGATTTCCTGGTCACGGTATCGAGATCAATTGGCGCCGTTTTTCAAATCCGAAGTCGATCCCCATTGGACCACCGCCGTTTCCAAGATGCACCAGTTGTTACGCGACGGCGAAAGTATCGACCAGATGATGCAGGTCACCGGCGAAGAAGGGATTTCGATCGAGGACTATGTGACGCACCAGAAAGCGTTTTTCCTGGACATGGTCTACTTGCAACAGGATGCATTCGACCCGGTCGACGTCTCCGTGCCACTGGAGCGACAGAAGGAGATGTTCTTGTTGTGTTTGAAACTGATCAACGACGAGTACGCGTTTGCAGACAAAGAGCAAGCACGTGTGTTCTTCACCGAATTGATCGGGCTGTTCAAGAACCTGAACACCGCCGAAAGCGATTCGGAGGATTTCAAACGATTCCGAACACGGATCTCCGAACTGCAAGCCACCGCATTGGTCGTCGACGCAAGCTGA
- a CDS encoding outer membrane protein assembly factor BamB family protein, whose translation MKFLSVTTALVLCFAVTELSAGDTWHQPAGPNGNWQVDGDPPTRWSATRNENIRWRTPMPEAGMSGVTVWGDRVFVTTHVPITSIGQKEAVTDIMGFCLDANTGNRLWQVTLPGTAFISLAGGFTDGTVFAPITDGEHVWFFNRCGSIGCYDLSGNQVWLRTWKPRFKHNNRQAEPYLVGDVILYVEVADKEQGAKIQKWAAPGKKSSGTAVPEGVDEKQVWTYLHGIDKRTGKVLWRENVGTVVHNTPVVGRTAEGALAVSHARGGPHQPLEQPAGHSLTRLAPGEAGKTIWSTALERYDPSFASHWNQKYVFGFRGGNHVVLDAASGQLLREQPLYTDATLWKFNAKDRDWTKRMHVAVKAGKGHPNTNQANLVIGDWHWFLSHNVHYLGRVNVESGVVEYLELPAQLMPSAETRDQDVWLWGKGDPNNRPTNASGFAVGDKGQTGTGWGHISAASPTRVGRYLFLPVVTGTVYVIDTDIDALTPEALVSVNDLGPGGETWTLATVSYANERLYAHTMKEILCIEAEGDNDSRSE comes from the coding sequence ATGAAGTTTTTGTCTGTCACAACCGCGTTGGTATTGTGTTTTGCCGTCACGGAGTTGTCCGCCGGTGACACGTGGCATCAGCCGGCCGGCCCTAATGGTAACTGGCAGGTTGACGGCGATCCGCCGACTCGCTGGAGTGCCACGCGGAATGAGAACATTCGCTGGCGGACGCCGATGCCGGAAGCCGGAATGAGCGGCGTGACGGTCTGGGGCGATCGTGTTTTTGTGACGACGCATGTCCCCATCACGTCGATCGGACAAAAGGAGGCGGTGACAGACATCATGGGGTTCTGTCTCGATGCGAACACGGGCAACCGGCTGTGGCAGGTCACGCTTCCCGGCACCGCCTTCATTTCCTTGGCGGGCGGATTCACCGATGGAACCGTCTTCGCGCCGATCACCGACGGCGAACACGTTTGGTTTTTCAATCGCTGTGGTTCGATCGGCTGTTACGACCTGTCGGGCAACCAAGTCTGGCTGCGGACATGGAAACCGCGCTTCAAACACAACAACCGTCAAGCCGAACCCTACCTGGTCGGGGACGTGATCCTGTACGTCGAAGTGGCCGACAAGGAACAGGGCGCGAAGATCCAAAAATGGGCGGCGCCAGGTAAGAAGTCATCCGGTACCGCCGTGCCGGAGGGAGTCGACGAGAAACAAGTCTGGACCTATCTGCATGGGATCGACAAACGGACCGGAAAAGTCCTGTGGCGGGAAAACGTTGGGACGGTCGTCCACAACACACCGGTGGTCGGTCGGACGGCCGAGGGCGCGTTGGCCGTGTCGCATGCCCGAGGTGGTCCCCACCAACCGCTCGAACAACCCGCCGGGCACAGTCTGACCCGACTTGCCCCCGGCGAAGCGGGCAAGACGATTTGGAGCACGGCGCTGGAGCGTTACGACCCTTCGTTCGCATCGCATTGGAACCAGAAGTATGTGTTCGGTTTCCGTGGCGGCAATCACGTCGTGCTCGATGCGGCTTCCGGCCAACTGCTTCGCGAACAACCGCTGTACACCGACGCGACGCTCTGGAAATTTAACGCAAAAGATCGTGATTGGACGAAGCGGATGCACGTCGCGGTGAAAGCCGGCAAGGGCCACCCGAACACGAATCAGGCCAACCTTGTCATCGGCGATTGGCATTGGTTTCTCTCCCACAACGTCCACTACCTAGGCCGAGTCAACGTCGAAAGCGGCGTTGTCGAGTACCTTGAACTGCCGGCGCAGTTGATGCCGAGTGCCGAGACACGCGACCAGGATGTTTGGCTTTGGGGCAAGGGGGACCCGAACAACCGTCCGACCAACGCGTCCGGATTCGCCGTTGGTGACAAGGGCCAAACGGGCACGGGGTGGGGGCACATCTCCGCCGCCAGTCCGACACGCGTCGGCCGCTACCTGTTTCTGCCCGTCGTGACCGGAACGGTCTATGTGATCGATACGGACATCGATGCGTTGACGCCCGAAGCACTGGTCAGCGTCAATGATCTCGGTCCCGGCGGAGAAACTTGGACGCTGGCGACGGTGAGCTATGCGAACGAGCGTTTGTACGCGCACACGATGAAAGAGATCCTGTGCATCGAAGCAGAGGGCGACAATGATTCACGCAGCGAATAG
- a CDS encoding SMP-30/gluconolactonase/LRE family protein, producing MRRCLLVATIFLAGVCNHVEAEETTHRFLACGQKTYIMEADGKPSWTYPAATRDGYVLDDGTIILTLSKSKRHRGGAVVRIAPDGKETVIWKGTQSEVNSAQPTADGTFVITEAGDDPRLLELSSSGEVILEFPLACQKKNHHMQTRMARKIDDGTFLAPHLFDFAVYHYSPDGTVLGKLDTTVTGDQDHEIHTWPFTAIRHGDGRTLVCCTHGNCIVDFDASGKIVWTLTNEDLPGNWLQDPCGAQVLPSGNIVITSYAAGRADPQAPKMFEITPDKKIVWQYADGQKIGIHHFQILTTNGEELSGPILK from the coding sequence ATGAGACGATGTCTGCTGGTAGCCACGATTTTCCTGGCCGGCGTTTGCAATCACGTAGAGGCGGAAGAGACGACGCACCGTTTTCTTGCATGCGGTCAAAAGACTTACATCATGGAGGCCGACGGAAAACCGAGTTGGACGTACCCGGCGGCCACCCGCGACGGTTACGTGCTCGATGACGGCACCATCATCCTGACGCTCAGCAAATCGAAACGTCACCGAGGCGGAGCCGTCGTCCGCATCGCCCCCGACGGAAAGGAGACCGTGATTTGGAAAGGCACCCAAAGCGAGGTCAACAGCGCACAGCCGACCGCCGACGGCACGTTTGTCATCACCGAGGCGGGAGACGATCCCCGGTTGTTAGAGCTCAGCTCCAGCGGCGAAGTCATCCTGGAATTCCCGTTGGCCTGCCAAAAGAAGAACCATCACATGCAGACTCGGATGGCGCGTAAGATCGACGATGGGACGTTTCTCGCGCCGCACCTGTTCGACTTCGCCGTGTATCACTATTCGCCCGATGGGACGGTGTTGGGCAAACTGGACACAACGGTTACCGGCGATCAGGATCATGAGATCCATACTTGGCCGTTCACTGCGATCCGACACGGCGACGGTCGCACGCTGGTTTGTTGCACTCATGGAAACTGCATCGTTGATTTTGACGCGTCCGGCAAAATCGTTTGGACGCTGACCAATGAAGACCTTCCCGGCAACTGGTTGCAGGACCCGTGCGGCGCCCAGGTGCTGCCCAGCGGGAACATCGTCATCACCAGCTACGCCGCCGGACGCGCGGATCCCCAAGCCCCGAAGATGTTCGAAATCACACCGGACAAAAAGATCGTGTGGCAATACGCCGACGGGCAAAAGATCGGCATCCATCACTTTCAGATTCTCACCACGAACGGTGAAGAGTTATCTGGGCCGATTTTAAAGTAG
- a CDS encoding CAP domain-containing protein, whose translation MKSRLMLLAAFALTSATIAQGGAFDEVNAWRRGAGLPELIEDPEMTKFAQQKAEYRAARGLKNGHQGPSVPGGWTEGCGEATATWGWLTCATECDFRYAGAGIATGADGERYMVFVGRGGSGRALINPDRYPIIKTAHLTPKPIRGLVKAAASAKAAVSATQRCPKCGRIH comes from the coding sequence ATGAAATCACGTTTGATGCTTTTGGCCGCGTTTGCATTGACCTCCGCCACCATCGCTCAGGGTGGCGCCTTTGACGAAGTCAACGCGTGGCGTCGCGGGGCGGGGTTGCCGGAATTGATCGAAGACCCCGAGATGACCAAGTTCGCGCAGCAAAAGGCGGAGTACCGTGCCGCCCGCGGATTGAAGAACGGGCATCAAGGTCCCTCGGTACCGGGCGGTTGGACCGAGGGTTGCGGTGAAGCGACGGCAACCTGGGGATGGTTGACCTGTGCGACCGAATGTGATTTCCGATACGCCGGGGCGGGGATCGCGACCGGGGCCGACGGCGAGCGGTACATGGTGTTCGTCGGTCGTGGCGGCAGCGGACGGGCGCTGATCAATCCCGACCGCTACCCGATCATCAAGACCGCGCACCTGACGCCCAAGCCGATCCGCGGGTTGGTGAAGGCCGCTGCGTCGGCAAAGGCCGCCGTGTCAGCCACCCAACGCTGTCCCAAGTGCGGCCGAATTCACTGA
- a CDS encoding RNA polymerase sigma factor: MNRNQRVSVADFCRFPTTQWTLVQDACEDVSKDQRQALNEVLSQYWPAIRAHLVIRKGVDPNDADDLVQSFVTDRVLNSDLLLAADKDRGKFRSLIVKALENYLANELRRRNAKKRQAERAVSLADDVLADLNTTAQTPEKLSQTAWAQETLATVLQQMKDECQASGRDCLWQVFQGRILGPILEGTEPTPYEQIVRRGDFATNAQAQNALVTAKRMFCRTMRSLLQNRGAAEADIDAEIQDLEQCLSAY; encoded by the coding sequence ATGAATCGTAATCAACGCGTTTCGGTCGCCGATTTTTGTCGCTTTCCGACCACGCAATGGACGTTGGTCCAGGACGCGTGCGAAGACGTCAGCAAGGATCAACGTCAGGCTCTCAATGAGGTCTTGAGTCAATACTGGCCGGCGATCCGAGCGCATCTGGTGATCCGGAAAGGTGTCGATCCGAACGACGCCGACGATTTGGTGCAGAGCTTTGTCACCGATCGGGTGCTCAACAGTGATTTGTTGCTCGCGGCTGATAAGGATCGGGGCAAATTCCGATCGCTGATCGTCAAAGCGCTGGAAAACTATCTGGCCAATGAGTTGCGTCGACGCAATGCCAAGAAACGCCAAGCCGAACGGGCCGTCAGTCTTGCCGACGACGTTCTGGCCGATCTGAACACGACCGCACAAACACCGGAAAAACTTTCCCAGACCGCTTGGGCTCAGGAAACACTTGCGACCGTGTTGCAACAGATGAAGGACGAGTGCCAGGCCAGCGGTCGCGATTGTTTGTGGCAGGTTTTTCAGGGCCGGATCCTGGGGCCGATTCTGGAAGGGACAGAACCGACGCCGTACGAACAGATCGTGCGACGCGGCGATTTCGCGACCAACGCACAGGCTCAAAATGCACTGGTCACCGCCAAACGCATGTTTTGCAGAACGATGCGATCCCTGTTGCAAAACCGTGGAGCAGCCGAAGCGGATATCGATGCCGAGATCCAAGATTTGGAACAGTGTCTGTCGGCGTACTAG
- a CDS encoding protein kinase domain-containing protein, translating into MKFSGYQLLSQRGAGKDCVAYLARELSSGNLVQLCDLTSAAKHQRRWARLTRQLKKIAVFSHPAGRPLIQLQLNTDPRFAVLGLTGTRTLADNLQQPSLQWPTALAICLRLSDCLMHAHRLGISHGNLCPSGIGIDDDDEPIVDFTQFLAMGITSSQTSDPLDRCCLPKSSSTVGADPAANDIYALGAMHSMLLGIGRFGRLCNAPIPPLSEGESASLESLIDSMLDDDPLDRPLADEVVRELNAGLRAHLNQAHLSDPGFGSVTSAPTPSGGAETGGDAETIGLMKPAPAMGNERGLEGRRLGRFQIERRIGSGAWGAVFRAIDVADGATVAVKVLHPEHANCRDVVKRFRDEAHILAGIDNPHVAKLLDVNCQDGVHYLAMEFVDGPNLASLLARHGSIDEPRALQILADVARALVEPHEYGVVHRDIKPANIIIRLAESGGRQRDAVGRQPDRSQTAASDGMGIEAATLVDFGLAQDLFDDRPESDAGEQSAPRAIVGTPAYMSPEQCGGEPVGPETDVYAMGATLFHLLAGRPPFLGDNIQAIIDQHRNQAPPRISEFRAGIPDSVTETIDRALAKRPVLRHADAEALLVDVERLLRGEPVSIESHPFAPGDPSAAMRFQFQWPLRSSPAALWPHVSNTERLNEAIGLPVVDYTRQVDDEGGVTQTASAERLGMKFQWREHPFEWIEGKRLAVLRDFQSGPFKWMISRVELQASSDGGTHLSHHVIVQPRSVLGRAAAALEVGVKAKRALKRVYFHIDRTVAANGVGDPFRQPNRLKLARRRRLDQLIERLRSRELNAHVVARLSDCIEKAPAQELARIRPLAFARQYGLNADAVVDTFLAAAHEGLLVLYWDILCPSCRIPSDIKETLREVKNHSHCPACNLDFELDFAGSVELIFRVSPQIRQADVKTYCIGGPAHSPHVVAQLRIDAAERLRLDLSLDVGSYQLRGLPCALVIDFEVAHPGETSRWDIDVDADSLSTPLDVPLQGPEMKAGRQCLVLANHSRREQVIRVERRSPRTDVLTAARASTLRSFRQWFPGEILSPGELVGVGAMALMTLSISDDPQAGQVANALAGQSFLKMTSEVVERFGGTTLPGPADRVRVAFDDPSRALLAALDLHQSWSADGSIKHRRLKIALDHGGSVAVSVQDQLDYLGETARAVERIFQQTQPGELTMSVRAASDPVVASLLTERQLDGRMETIETDDHGPVLIHRFGIESVRADVDRVSD; encoded by the coding sequence ATGAAGTTTTCTGGATATCAATTGCTGTCGCAGCGGGGGGCCGGAAAGGATTGCGTCGCCTATTTGGCGCGGGAGTTGTCCAGCGGGAATCTCGTTCAGTTGTGCGATCTGACGTCGGCGGCGAAACATCAACGCCGCTGGGCTCGGCTGACGCGGCAGCTAAAAAAAATCGCCGTGTTCTCACATCCCGCCGGCCGACCACTGATTCAGCTGCAACTGAACACCGATCCGCGGTTTGCGGTGTTGGGTTTGACGGGAACACGGACCCTCGCCGACAACTTGCAGCAACCTTCTTTGCAGTGGCCGACGGCGCTGGCGATCTGCTTGCGTTTGTCCGATTGTTTGATGCATGCCCATCGCCTCGGCATCTCGCACGGCAATCTTTGCCCCAGCGGGATCGGGATCGACGACGATGATGAACCAATTGTCGACTTCACCCAATTCCTGGCGATGGGAATAACTTCGTCGCAAACCTCGGATCCATTGGACCGGTGTTGTCTGCCAAAATCGTCCTCCACGGTCGGCGCTGATCCGGCCGCGAACGACATCTATGCACTCGGCGCAATGCATTCGATGTTGTTGGGGATCGGACGATTCGGACGTCTGTGCAACGCGCCGATACCGCCTTTGTCCGAAGGTGAGAGCGCGTCACTGGAGTCGCTGATTGATTCGATGCTCGACGACGATCCGCTTGATCGGCCGTTAGCCGACGAGGTCGTGCGGGAGCTGAACGCCGGCCTGCGGGCACATCTCAACCAGGCACATCTCAGCGATCCGGGATTTGGCTCTGTTACATCCGCGCCGACACCATCTGGTGGCGCGGAAACCGGCGGCGACGCGGAGACGATCGGGCTGATGAAACCAGCGCCGGCAATGGGCAATGAACGGGGCCTTGAAGGCCGGCGATTGGGGCGATTTCAAATCGAACGCCGGATCGGATCGGGGGCATGGGGAGCCGTGTTTCGCGCGATCGATGTGGCCGACGGCGCGACGGTCGCCGTGAAGGTCTTGCATCCCGAGCATGCCAATTGCAGGGACGTGGTCAAACGGTTTCGCGACGAAGCACACATTCTGGCCGGTATCGACAATCCCCACGTCGCAAAACTGTTGGACGTCAATTGTCAGGACGGGGTTCATTATTTGGCGATGGAGTTTGTCGACGGACCCAACTTGGCGTCCTTGTTGGCCCGGCACGGCTCTATCGACGAGCCACGGGCGCTGCAGATTCTCGCCGATGTCGCGCGGGCGTTGGTCGAGCCGCATGAATACGGCGTGGTGCACCGCGACATCAAGCCGGCAAACATCATCATCCGGCTTGCCGAATCGGGCGGCCGTCAGCGAGATGCTGTGGGGAGACAGCCCGATCGGTCGCAAACCGCGGCATCGGATGGTATGGGAATCGAAGCGGCGACGTTGGTCGATTTCGGGCTCGCGCAAGATCTGTTTGACGACCGACCGGAATCCGACGCCGGCGAACAATCTGCCCCGCGGGCCATCGTCGGGACGCCTGCCTACATGTCGCCCGAGCAATGCGGGGGTGAGCCCGTCGGCCCCGAGACGGATGTTTACGCGATGGGGGCGACCCTGTTTCACCTGCTCGCCGGTCGCCCTCCGTTTCTGGGCGACAACATCCAAGCGATCATCGATCAACATCGCAACCAGGCACCGCCACGGATCAGCGAATTCCGAGCCGGGATTCCTGATTCCGTCACCGAGACAATCGATCGGGCGCTCGCCAAGCGGCCGGTGTTGCGACATGCCGACGCCGAGGCCTTGCTGGTCGACGTCGAGCGGCTGTTGCGCGGCGAACCGGTCTCGATCGAAAGTCATCCGTTCGCGCCGGGCGACCCGAGTGCCGCGATGCGGTTTCAATTCCAGTGGCCGCTCAGGTCTTCCCCGGCTGCGTTGTGGCCCCATGTGTCCAACACCGAACGTTTGAACGAGGCGATCGGGTTGCCGGTGGTCGATTACACGCGGCAAGTGGATGACGAAGGCGGTGTCACGCAGACCGCCAGTGCAGAGCGATTGGGAATGAAATTCCAGTGGCGGGAACATCCGTTCGAATGGATCGAAGGAAAACGTCTCGCCGTTTTACGAGATTTCCAATCCGGGCCGTTCAAGTGGATGATCAGCCGGGTCGAGTTGCAGGCTTCGTCCGACGGCGGCACGCATCTGAGTCACCACGTAATCGTGCAGCCCCGAAGTGTCCTCGGCCGGGCCGCGGCGGCGTTGGAAGTCGGTGTCAAAGCCAAACGGGCGCTCAAACGCGTCTACTTTCACATCGACCGGACGGTCGCGGCCAACGGCGTCGGCGATCCGTTTCGCCAGCCCAACCGATTGAAACTCGCCCGACGCCGACGACTCGATCAGTTGATCGAGCGGTTACGATCGCGGGAATTGAATGCACACGTTGTCGCGCGTTTGAGTGACTGCATCGAAAAAGCTCCCGCGCAGGAACTTGCGAGAATCCGACCGCTTGCCTTTGCCCGCCAATACGGTTTGAACGCGGATGCGGTTGTTGACACCTTTCTCGCCGCCGCCCATGAGGGGCTGTTGGTGTTGTACTGGGATATCCTTTGCCCGAGTTGCCGAATCCCGTCGGATATCAAAGAAACCCTCCGCGAGGTAAAGAATCACAGTCATTGCCCCGCCTGCAATCTGGATTTCGAACTCGATTTTGCCGGCTCGGTCGAATTGATCTTTCGCGTCAGCCCGCAGATCCGCCAAGCGGACGTCAAGACGTATTGCATCGGTGGGCCCGCGCATTCGCCACACGTGGTCGCACAACTACGCATCGATGCGGCGGAACGATTACGGCTGGACCTGTCGCTGGACGTGGGCAGCTACCAACTTCGTGGGCTGCCCTGTGCGCTGGTGATCGATTTCGAAGTTGCCCATCCCGGCGAAACATCACGTTGGGACATCGACGTGGACGCGGATTCGCTATCAACACCGCTTGATGTGCCGCTGCAAGGCCCGGAGATGAAGGCCGGTCGCCAATGCCTGGTTCTGGCCAATCATTCGCGTCGCGAGCAGGTCATCCGCGTCGAGCGTCGATCGCCCAGGACCGATGTCCTGACGGCCGCGCGAGCGTCCACCTTGCGATCCTTCCGCCAATGGTTTCCCGGCGAGATTCTCTCACCCGGTGAGTTGGTCGGCGTGGGCGCGATGGCGCTGATGACTCTTTCGATTTCGGATGATCCGCAGGCCGGCCAGGTTGCCAATGCGCTCGCAGGCCAGTCCTTTCTCAAGATGACCTCGGAGGTCGTCGAGCGATTCGGAGGCACTACCCTGCCGGGGCCTGCCGATCGCGTTCGCGTTGCGTTCGACGATCCCAGTCGAGCACTGTTGGCCGCGCTCGATCTGCATCAGTCATGGAGTGCCGACGGATCGATCAAGCATCGTCGATTAAAAATCGCATTGGATCATGGAGGTTCAGTGGCGGTGAGCGTCCAGGACCAGCTCGACTATTTGGGCGAAACAGCGAGAGCCGTCGAGCGGATCTTTCAGCAGACGCAACCGGGTGAATTGACGATGTCCGTCCGCGCCGCAAGTGATCCTGTGGTCGCGTCGCTGCTCACTGAGCGGCAACTCGACGGGCGGATGGAAACGATCGAGACGGATGATCATGGTCCTGTTTTGATCCATCGGTTTGGAATCGAGAGTGTCCGGGCGGATGTGGATCGAGTCTCCGACTAA